The proteins below are encoded in one region of Drosophila santomea strain STO CAGO 1482 chromosome 2R, Prin_Dsan_1.1, whole genome shotgun sequence:
- the LOC120444932 gene encoding skin secretory protein xP2 has translation MTTPLKFLVIAFAVLACAYGDVSHLGYDYAPPAPAPVYQPAPAPVYQPAPAPVVIPAPAPAPVVIPAPAPAPVVIPAPAPVRTYVPPAPISIPAPAPAPIRIPAPVYQPAPAPAPISIPAPAPIQISAPAPVNTYIPPAPAPAPVYQPAPAPIPVSIPAPAPVYQPAPAPVVIPAPAPAPVVIPAPAPVVIPAPAPVRTYVPPAPISIPAPAPVYQPAPISIPAPAPVYQPANTQVLEEIEPASNDGYRYKTVRRRVYRHRF, from the coding sequence AAATTCCTGGTTATTGCCTTTGCCGTTCTGGCCTGCGCCTATGGCGATGTCTCCCATTTGGGTTACGACTACGCTCCTCCGGCCCCAGCTCCGGTCTACCAGCCAGCTCCTGCTCCGGTCTACCAGCCTGCTCCAGCACCAGTTGTGAtccctgctcctgctcccgctCCAGTGGTGAtccctgctcctgctcccgctCCAGTGGTGATcccagctccagctcccgTGAGGACCTACGTCCCACCCGCACCCATCAGCATCCCAGCCCCAGCTCCCGCTCCCATCAGGATCCCAGCCCCTGTCTACCagccagctcctgctcctgctcccaTCAGCATCCCAGCTCCGGCTCCAATCCAGATCTCCGCTCCCGCCCCAGTGAACACCTACATTCCCCCCGCACCTGCACCAGCTCCGGTTTACCAGCCAGCCCCTGCTCCCATTCCCGTGAGCATCCCGGCCCCAGCTCCCGTTTACCagcctgctcctgctccagttgTGATCCCTGcgcctgctccagctccagttgtGATCCCCGCTCCTGCTCCAGTTGTGATcccagctccagctcccgTGAGGACCTATGTCCCACCTGCACCAATCAGCATCCCAGCTCCGGCTCCCGTTTACCAGCCAGCTCCCATCAGCATCCCAGCTCCCGCTCCCGTCTACCAGCCAGCCAACACTCAGGTTCTGGAGGAGATCGAGCCCGCTTCCAATGATGGATACCGCTACAAGACCGTGCGTCGTCGCGTCTACCGTCACCGCTTCTAA